From one Zhongshania sp. R06B22 genomic stretch:
- the bcsB gene encoding cellulose biosynthesis cyclic di-GMP-binding regulatory protein BcsB, with translation MSIINIRLAMIFAFATIMLSPFAYGDPLSMLLDDEPKVIKRDYLLSDLGYGGSIELQGSKSDTYIGFGSRLDEVVIGGDIELRFTPSPALQSKFSHLKVYLNQELMGVVAIEEGKQGQLLDAKIPLDPRFFANYNQVRIELIGHLDLECWNPDDQSIWAEISKNSRIQISSRKIRLRNELGFLPAPFFDEREFTKLILPVLFPESPSVELVKSAGVAASYFGALSKWRGAEFPVHFDQLPTQHALIFMTNTERPAFLKDFPPVNKPTLQVISHPENPYIKFLLVMGRDTKELLTAVKGLALGNSVLTGPVAEINRALQIEPRSPYDAPNWVRTDRKVLFSELVENKQELQISGRNSSPINISLQLPPDLFTWRSRGIPMDLHYRYSPPPEDYDGSRMSVSINKQFVEAFNLSQRGISGDEKRVRIPLLTDSFSGGDLVRIPAFKVGSKNQLEFQFSFTSISSGACKTIPAAPPKAVVDGSSSVDFSGYPHYIEMPSLRAFANAGFPFTRMADLSETIVVLPAAIGKPEIETFLQLLGFIGASSGYPAVGVEVVNDWDAAQLQDKDILAISVTSGLSSAMADSDALPMILSETERAISRPFRNRQASLNIGENGRSVDNEVAENVNVSATGGLAAVVGAESPYTPGRSVIAVMAASTEDLGKVSAAFNDSGKITAMFGSVAVFREDRVSSYLVGDRYYVGKLPIWQLIWYHFSEHPFLLLLLAALLIAMLVVVIWRILNQIAAMRLRAGEDE, from the coding sequence ATGAGTATCATCAATATTCGCCTTGCTATGATCTTCGCATTTGCAACTATTATGCTGTCACCGTTTGCCTATGGTGACCCCTTGTCAATGTTGCTTGACGATGAGCCCAAAGTCATAAAGCGCGATTATTTACTGAGTGACTTGGGCTATGGTGGATCAATTGAATTACAGGGTAGTAAAAGCGACACCTATATCGGATTCGGTTCGCGGCTAGATGAGGTCGTTATCGGCGGCGACATAGAGCTACGCTTCACGCCGTCACCGGCATTGCAGTCGAAATTCTCACATTTGAAAGTCTATCTTAATCAAGAGTTAATGGGCGTGGTTGCCATTGAGGAAGGCAAGCAAGGCCAGTTGCTAGATGCAAAAATACCTTTGGATCCTCGATTTTTTGCAAACTATAACCAAGTTCGAATTGAGCTTATTGGTCATTTAGATCTTGAGTGCTGGAACCCCGATGATCAAAGTATTTGGGCTGAAATCAGTAAAAATAGCCGTATCCAGATCAGCTCTCGCAAGATCAGGCTTCGCAATGAACTCGGTTTTTTGCCTGCGCCATTTTTTGACGAGCGCGAATTTACTAAATTAATACTGCCGGTGCTGTTTCCCGAGTCACCGAGTGTTGAACTTGTTAAATCTGCGGGGGTGGCGGCATCTTATTTTGGCGCACTGTCGAAGTGGCGGGGCGCAGAGTTTCCGGTTCACTTTGATCAGCTTCCCACTCAGCACGCGCTGATCTTTATGACCAATACTGAACGTCCGGCATTCTTAAAAGATTTCCCGCCGGTAAATAAGCCGACTTTGCAGGTGATTAGTCACCCAGAAAACCCCTACATTAAGTTTCTGCTAGTTATGGGCCGCGACACCAAGGAATTACTAACGGCGGTTAAGGGTCTCGCCTTGGGAAATTCTGTTTTGACCGGGCCGGTGGCAGAGATTAACCGGGCACTGCAAATCGAGCCGCGTAGCCCTTACGACGCGCCTAATTGGGTGCGTACCGACCGCAAGGTATTGTTTTCTGAGTTGGTCGAGAATAAGCAGGAACTGCAAATTAGCGGACGCAATTCGTCGCCCATCAATATTAGCTTGCAGTTGCCGCCTGATCTATTTACCTGGCGTAGCCGCGGAATACCGATGGATTTGCATTATCGCTACTCGCCACCGCCCGAGGACTACGATGGCTCACGCATGAGTGTGTCGATCAATAAGCAATTTGTAGAGGCGTTTAATTTAAGTCAACGCGGTATAAGCGGAGATGAAAAGCGAGTCCGAATTCCACTGCTTACTGATAGTTTCAGTGGTGGTGATTTGGTGCGGATTCCCGCCTTTAAAGTGGGCAGTAAAAACCAATTAGAATTTCAGTTTTCTTTTACCAGTATTAGCAGTGGAGCCTGTAAAACTATTCCGGCGGCGCCACCAAAGGCAGTGGTTGACGGCAGCTCAAGTGTCGATTTTTCTGGCTACCCGCATTACATTGAAATGCCGAGTTTGCGCGCTTTTGCAAATGCAGGGTTTCCATTTACGCGCATGGCCGACTTGAGTGAAACCATCGTTGTGTTGCCCGCTGCGATAGGCAAACCAGAGATCGAAACGTTTTTACAGTTATTAGGTTTTATTGGTGCGAGTTCGGGCTACCCCGCGGTGGGCGTAGAAGTGGTCAATGACTGGGACGCAGCGCAGTTGCAAGACAAGGACATATTGGCAATCAGCGTCACATCCGGGCTTAGTTCTGCCATGGCCGACTCCGACGCGCTGCCGATGATTTTAAGTGAAACCGAGCGCGCCATTTCAAGACCGTTTCGAAATAGGCAGGCGTCTTTGAATATTGGCGAAAATGGGCGTTCGGTCGACAATGAAGTCGCAGAGAATGTCAATGTAAGCGCGACCGGAGGGCTGGCGGCGGTCGTTGGCGCTGAGTCGCCATACACCCCTGGTCGGAGCGTGATCGCGGTAATGGCTGCAAGTACTGAAGATCTTGGCAAAGTGAGCGCAGCTTTTAATGACAGTGGTAAAATCACTGCGATGTTTGGATCTGTGGCGGTGTTTCGCGAGGACCGTGTTAGCAGTTACCTAGTCGGAGACCGTTACTACGTGGGTAAACTTCCAATATGGCAGCTAATTTGGTACCACTTTTCAGAACACCCGTTTTTACTGTTGCTGCTTGCCGCATTATTAATCGCTATGTTGGTGGTGGTGATCTGGCGGATTCTCAATCAAATTGCGGCAATGCGCTTGCGTGCTGGAGAGGATGAGTAG
- the bcsZ gene encoding cellulose synthase complex periplasmic endoglucanase BcsZ → MRHGLLFLALLLPIATWADERCSWSHWASFKAAYIESGRVIDRSDPRQITTSEGQSYGMFFALVANDRASFDQLLHWTQGELAAGDLGAYLPAWLWGRIEQPASGSAKTSFGVLDNNSAADSDLWIAYTLIEAGRLWQHYYYTSLGYLLLEQIRRYEVVDIPNLGLSVLPAPKGFADGSGSFRLNPSYAPLQILDRFASLYPARDWQAISASTRRLIIQTMPKGYSPDWVKISPPYKTSNWVLDLGSYDAIRSYLWAGMLADSHPHKVELMAAMKPMALAVKENGAPPEKINVSTGLYSGTGSAGFSAALLPFLAQYDLPEVLGQQRQRAAAVWEPAIDKSRYYATVLALFGTGWDQGYFRFSSDGALIPAWQSRCES, encoded by the coding sequence GTGAGACATGGGCTGCTGTTTTTGGCGCTTTTACTGCCGATTGCAACATGGGCTGATGAGCGCTGTTCCTGGTCGCATTGGGCGTCTTTTAAAGCGGCGTATATTGAAAGTGGGCGAGTCATTGATCGCAGTGACCCGCGTCAAATCACTACGTCTGAAGGCCAGTCTTACGGGATGTTTTTCGCGCTGGTCGCCAATGACCGCGCTAGTTTTGATCAGTTACTACATTGGACTCAAGGCGAACTGGCGGCGGGGGATCTTGGTGCCTATTTGCCCGCATGGTTATGGGGGCGCATTGAGCAGCCGGCATCAGGGAGCGCAAAGACCTCTTTCGGCGTGCTCGATAATAATTCGGCAGCAGATTCTGATTTGTGGATTGCTTATACCCTGATTGAGGCTGGCCGTTTGTGGCAGCATTATTACTACACCTCGCTTGGCTATTTATTATTGGAGCAGATCCGCCGCTACGAAGTAGTGGATATACCTAATTTAGGTTTGAGTGTGCTGCCAGCCCCAAAGGGCTTTGCCGACGGTAGTGGTAGTTTTCGGCTCAACCCTAGCTATGCGCCCTTGCAGATATTAGATCGCTTCGCGAGTCTTTATCCCGCGCGAGATTGGCAGGCAATTTCCGCCAGTACCCGCCGCTTGATTATTCAGACTATGCCAAAAGGTTACTCACCAGATTGGGTGAAGATTTCACCGCCATATAAGACCAGTAATTGGGTGTTGGACCTGGGTAGTTATGACGCAATACGCAGCTATTTGTGGGCGGGGATGTTGGCGGATTCACATCCGCATAAAGTTGAGTTGATGGCCGCAATGAAGCCGATGGCACTGGCTGTTAAGGAGAATGGCGCGCCGCCTGAAAAAATAAATGTTAGCACTGGACTTTATTCAGGAACAGGATCAGCGGGATTTTCTGCGGCGCTGCTGCCGTTCTTGGCACAGTACGACTTACCCGAGGTACTGGGTCAGCAGCGCCAACGTGCGGCGGCGGTGTGGGAGCCTGCAATCGATAAGTCGCGATATTATGCAACGGTGTTGGCCTTGTTTGGCACAGGCTGGGATCAGGGGTATTTCCGCTTTTCCAGCGACGGTGCTTTGATTCCCGCATGGCAGTCAAGGTGTGAATCTTGA